The Primulina huaijiensis isolate GDHJ02 chromosome 12, ASM1229523v2, whole genome shotgun sequence genome has a window encoding:
- the LOC140989866 gene encoding eukaryotic initiation factor 4A-11-like, with protein sequence MAGMAPEGSQFDARQYDTKMNEILGADSEEFFTSYDEVHESFDAMGLQENLLRGIYAYGFEKPSAIQQRGIVPFCKGVDVIQQAQSGTGKTATFCSGILQQLDYNVVECQALVLAPTRELAQQIEKVMRALGDYLGVKVHACVGGTSVREDQRILSSGVHVVVGTPGRVFDMLRRQSLRPDYIKMFVLDEADEMLSRGFKDQIYDIFQLLPPKIQVGVFSATMPPEALEITRKFMNKPVRILVKRDELTLEGIKQFYVNVDKEEWKLETLCDLYETLAITQSVIFVNTRRKVDWLTDKMRGRDHTVSATHGDMDQNTRDIIMREFRSGSSRVLITTDLLARGIDVQQVSLVINYDLPTQPENYLHRIGRSGRFGRKGVAINFVTKDDERMLFDIQKFYNVVVEELPANVADLL encoded by the exons ATGGCTGGAATGGCACCTGAAGGTTCCCAATTTGATGCTCGTCAGTATGATACCAAAATGAATGAAAT acttGGAGCTGACAGTGAGGAGTTCTTCACAAGTTACGATGAAGTACATGAAAGTTTTGATGCTATGGGCCTGCAGGAAAATCTCCTTAGGGGCATCTATGCCTATG GGTTTGAGAAGCCCTCTGCAATTCAACAACGAGGTATTGTTCCCTTCTGCAAAGGGGTTGATGTGATTCAACAGGCTCAGTCTGGAACAGGAAAGACAGCAACTTTCTGCTCTGGAATTCTGCAGCAGCTAGACTACAATGTTGTTGAATGTCAGGCTTTAGTTCTGGCACCAACTCGTGAGCTTGCACAACAAATCGAGAAGGTTATGCGAGCGCTTGGTGATTATCTCGGTGTTAAGGTTCATGCTTGTGTTGGAGGTACTAGTGTTCGTGAAGATCAGCGTATTCTGTCCAGTGGGGTTCATGTCGTGGTTGGTACTCCCGGTCGTGTGTTTGACATGTTGAGAAGGCAGTCTCTTCGTCCTGATTACATCAAGATGTTTGTTTTGGATGAAGCAGATGAAATGCTGTCAAGAGGTTTTAAGGATCAG ATATACGATATCTTTCAGTTGCTGCCTCCTAAGATTCAAGTTGGTGTATTTTCTGCTACTATGCCACCAGAAGCTCTCGAAATTACGAGAAAATTCATGAATAAGCCTGTTCGCATTCTTGTGAAGCGTGATGAACTAACACTCGAGGGCATCAAGCAGTTTTATGTTAACGTTGACAAAGAGGAATGGAAACTCGAAACTCTCTGTGATCTTTATGAAACATTAGCCATTACTCAGAGTGTCATCTTTGTTAACACCAGGCGTAAGGTGGACTGGCTCACAGACAAAATGCGCGGCCGAGATCACACGGTCTCTGCCACTCATGGTGATATGGACCAAAACACGAGAGACATCATTATGCGCGAATTCAGATCAGGCTCTTCGCGTGTACTGATCACCACAGATCTTTTAGCACGTGGGATTGATGTGCAGCAGGTCTCTCTAGTAATCAACTATGATTTGCCGACCCAGCCTGAGAATTACCTCCATCGTATTGGGCGAAGTGGCCGTTTCGGGAGGAAGGGTGTTGCTATCAACTTCGTTACTAAAGACGATGAACGAATGTTATTTGACATTCAGAAGTTCTATAACGTGGTTGTTGAGGAGCTTCCTGCCAATGTTGCTGATCTCCTCTAA
- the LOC140989884 gene encoding uncharacterized protein isoform X3, producing MVADSSGANVARFVPFSEDIGKSIKDRGQCQPPLKWKQAWTEINHQNSQRYKYIQLQMMKYLASGEFFKDRHYLDKEWGHHFSEEGRHVILEVGCGAGNTVFPLLATYPDIFVHACDFSPRAVDLVKRHRDFTEARVNAFVCDLTIDDLFQHISPSSVDIVTMIFVLSAVSPEKMPTVVQNIKNVLKPNGHILFRDYATGDLAQERFIGNEQKISENFYVRGDGTRAFYFSVEFLENLFKESGFNMKERVLCCKQVENRSREIVMNRRWVQAVFQAAHCIIESAVSHLQWDNDKPKDVENGFEIDLSEGMAVEMFGVPSSSEEVVDVAINDYYFKIRLLSKEYQHTCTSTGLMLWESARLMAYVLATNHKIVSGKRVLELGCGCSGICSMIAARFADIVVATDGDTKALEILTENVSSNLKSPFLDTLQVRKLEWGNETDTDAIQKQNRKGFDVIIGTDVTYIPQAINPLFTTARKLMSSSRIIEQDQKPVLILCHVLRKVEELSLTSAASEYGFRLVDRWPESNPKNSFQDIVKNWFSDSRYAVPSTALSIMYFSYSDTICD from the exons ATGGTCGCCGATTCAAGTGGAGCAAACGTTGCTCGATTCGTTCCATTTAGTGAAGATATTGGGAAAAG TATAAAAGATAGAGGGCAATGTCAACCACCTCTAAAATGGAAGCAAGCGTGGACAGAAATCAACCACCAAAACAGCCAAAGATACAAATATATTCAACTCCAAATGATGAAATATCTGGCTTCTGGAGAG TTTTTTAAAGATCGGCATTACCTGGACAAAGAATGGGGACACCACTTCTCT GAAGAAGGAAGACATGTTATTTTGGAG GTTGGTTGTGGAGCTGGAAATACTGTATTTCCGTTGCTTGCAACATACCCAGATATATTTGTGCATGCATGTGATTTCTCACCTCGTGCTGTAGATTTGGTTAAG AGGCACAGGGACTTCACAGAGGCAAGGGTCAATGCATTTGTTTGTGATCTAACCATTGATGATTTATTCCAGCATATTTCTCCTTCGTCCGTTGACATCGTGACAATG ATATTTGTTTTATCTGCAGTGTCACCAGAGAAAATGCCTACAGTGGTACAGAATATCAAAAATGTTCTCAAG CCAAATGGTCATATACTGTTTCGTGATTATGCTACTGGTGATCTTGCTCAG GAAAGGTTTATTGGCAACGAACAAAAGATCAGCGAAAACTTCTATGTGAGGGGCGATGGAACT CGAGCGTTCTACTTCTCAGTTGAGTTCTTGGAAAATCTTTTCAAAGAAAGTGGATTCAACATGAAAGAACGTGTTTTGTGCTGCAAGCAAGTGGAAAATAGATCAAGAGAGATTGTGATGAATAG GCGATGGGTGCAAGCTGTTTTTCAGGCAGCTCACTGTATAATTGAAAGTGCAGTGAGTCATCTACAATGGGATAATGATAAACCAAAAGATGTTGAAAATGGGTTTGAAATTGATTTATCCGAGGGCATGGCCGTTGAAATGTTTGGTGTGCCATCTTCCAGTGAAGAG GTTGTTGATGTTGCAATAAATGATTACTATTTCAAGATAAGACTACTTTCCAAAGAGTACCAACATACCTGCACATCAACCGGCTTAATGCTATGGGAATCAGCTAGGTTAATGGCTTATGTACTTGCCACGAATCATAAAATTGTCTCTGGTAAAAGGGTTTTAGAACTTGGATGTGGCTGCAGTGGAATCTGTTCAATGATTGCTGCTAGATTTGCCGACATTGTCGTTGCCACTGATGGTGACACAAAAGCACTCGAAATCTTGACTGAAAATGTATCCTCAAACCTCAAATCACCATTTCTCGATACACTACAAGTGAGAAAACTAGAATGGGGTAATGAAACCGATACAGATGCTATCCAGAAACAAAACAGGAAAGGTTTTGATGTTATTATTGGCACGGATGTAACTTATATTCCTCAGGCGATTAATCCCTTGTTCACTACTGCACGAAAATTGATGTCATCCAGCAGAATTATAGAACAGGATCAAAAACCAGTTTTGATTCTATGCCACGTTTTGCGCAAAGTCGAGGAGCTATCTTTAACTTCTGCTGCATCAGAATATGGTTTCAGATTGGTAGATAGATGGCCAGAATCGAACCCGAAAAACTCATTTCAAGACATCGTCAAGAACTGGTTTTCAGATAGCCGATATGCAGTCCCTTCTACAGCACTCagtattatgtattttagttatTCAGACACCATATGTGATTGA
- the LOC140989884 gene encoding uncharacterized protein isoform X2, translating to MVADSSGANVARFVPFSEDIGKSIKDRGQCQPPLKWKQAWTEINHQNSQRYKYIQLQMMKYLASGERSMKEVQRRTGIYFINVIKTGHRGDDVTFLHFYIPQFFKDRHYLDKEWGHHFSEEGRHVILEVGCGAGNTVFPLLATYPDIFVHACDFSPRAVDLVKRHRDFTEARVNAFVCDLTIDDLFQHISPSSVDIVTMIFVLSAVSPEKMPTVVQNIKNVLKERFIGNEQKISENFYVRGDGTRAFYFSVEFLENLFKESGFNMKERVLCCKQVENRSREIVMNRRWVQAVFQAAHCIIESAVSHLQWDNDKPKDVENGFEIDLSEGMAVEMFGVPSSSEEVVDVAINDYYFKIRLLSKEYQHTCTSTGLMLWESARLMAYVLATNHKIVSGKRVLELGCGCSGICSMIAARFADIVVATDGDTKALEILTENVSSNLKSPFLDTLQVRKLEWGNETDTDAIQKQNRKGFDVIIGTDVTYIPQAINPLFTTARKLMSSSRIIEQDQKPVLILCHVLRKVEELSLTSAASEYGFRLVDRWPESNPKNSFQDIVKNWFSDSRYAVPSTALSIMYFSYSDTICD from the exons ATGGTCGCCGATTCAAGTGGAGCAAACGTTGCTCGATTCGTTCCATTTAGTGAAGATATTGGGAAAAG TATAAAAGATAGAGGGCAATGTCAACCACCTCTAAAATGGAAGCAAGCGTGGACAGAAATCAACCACCAAAACAGCCAAAGATACAAATATATTCAACTCCAAATGATGAAATATCTGGCTTCTGGAGAG AGAAGTATGAAAGAGGTGCAAAGAAGAACTGGGATATATTTTATAAACGTCATCAAGACCGG GCATCGGGGGGATGATGTTACttttttgcatttttatattccTCAGTTTTTTAAAGATCGGCATTACCTGGACAAAGAATGGGGACACCACTTCTCT GAAGAAGGAAGACATGTTATTTTGGAG GTTGGTTGTGGAGCTGGAAATACTGTATTTCCGTTGCTTGCAACATACCCAGATATATTTGTGCATGCATGTGATTTCTCACCTCGTGCTGTAGATTTGGTTAAG AGGCACAGGGACTTCACAGAGGCAAGGGTCAATGCATTTGTTTGTGATCTAACCATTGATGATTTATTCCAGCATATTTCTCCTTCGTCCGTTGACATCGTGACAATG ATATTTGTTTTATCTGCAGTGTCACCAGAGAAAATGCCTACAGTGGTACAGAATATCAAAAATGTTCTCAAG GAAAGGTTTATTGGCAACGAACAAAAGATCAGCGAAAACTTCTATGTGAGGGGCGATGGAACT CGAGCGTTCTACTTCTCAGTTGAGTTCTTGGAAAATCTTTTCAAAGAAAGTGGATTCAACATGAAAGAACGTGTTTTGTGCTGCAAGCAAGTGGAAAATAGATCAAGAGAGATTGTGATGAATAG GCGATGGGTGCAAGCTGTTTTTCAGGCAGCTCACTGTATAATTGAAAGTGCAGTGAGTCATCTACAATGGGATAATGATAAACCAAAAGATGTTGAAAATGGGTTTGAAATTGATTTATCCGAGGGCATGGCCGTTGAAATGTTTGGTGTGCCATCTTCCAGTGAAGAG GTTGTTGATGTTGCAATAAATGATTACTATTTCAAGATAAGACTACTTTCCAAAGAGTACCAACATACCTGCACATCAACCGGCTTAATGCTATGGGAATCAGCTAGGTTAATGGCTTATGTACTTGCCACGAATCATAAAATTGTCTCTGGTAAAAGGGTTTTAGAACTTGGATGTGGCTGCAGTGGAATCTGTTCAATGATTGCTGCTAGATTTGCCGACATTGTCGTTGCCACTGATGGTGACACAAAAGCACTCGAAATCTTGACTGAAAATGTATCCTCAAACCTCAAATCACCATTTCTCGATACACTACAAGTGAGAAAACTAGAATGGGGTAATGAAACCGATACAGATGCTATCCAGAAACAAAACAGGAAAGGTTTTGATGTTATTATTGGCACGGATGTAACTTATATTCCTCAGGCGATTAATCCCTTGTTCACTACTGCACGAAAATTGATGTCATCCAGCAGAATTATAGAACAGGATCAAAAACCAGTTTTGATTCTATGCCACGTTTTGCGCAAAGTCGAGGAGCTATCTTTAACTTCTGCTGCATCAGAATATGGTTTCAGATTGGTAGATAGATGGCCAGAATCGAACCCGAAAAACTCATTTCAAGACATCGTCAAGAACTGGTTTTCAGATAGCCGATATGCAGTCCCTTCTACAGCACTCagtattatgtattttagttatTCAGACACCATATGTGATTGA
- the LOC140989884 gene encoding uncharacterized protein isoform X1, with amino-acid sequence MVADSSGANVARFVPFSEDIGKSIKDRGQCQPPLKWKQAWTEINHQNSQRYKYIQLQMMKYLASGERSMKEVQRRTGIYFINVIKTGHRGDDVTFLHFYIPQFFKDRHYLDKEWGHHFSEEGRHVILEVGCGAGNTVFPLLATYPDIFVHACDFSPRAVDLVKRHRDFTEARVNAFVCDLTIDDLFQHISPSSVDIVTMIFVLSAVSPEKMPTVVQNIKNVLKPNGHILFRDYATGDLAQERFIGNEQKISENFYVRGDGTRAFYFSVEFLENLFKESGFNMKERVLCCKQVENRSREIVMNRRWVQAVFQAAHCIIESAVSHLQWDNDKPKDVENGFEIDLSEGMAVEMFGVPSSSEEVVDVAINDYYFKIRLLSKEYQHTCTSTGLMLWESARLMAYVLATNHKIVSGKRVLELGCGCSGICSMIAARFADIVVATDGDTKALEILTENVSSNLKSPFLDTLQVRKLEWGNETDTDAIQKQNRKGFDVIIGTDVTYIPQAINPLFTTARKLMSSSRIIEQDQKPVLILCHVLRKVEELSLTSAASEYGFRLVDRWPESNPKNSFQDIVKNWFSDSRYAVPSTALSIMYFSYSDTICD; translated from the exons ATGGTCGCCGATTCAAGTGGAGCAAACGTTGCTCGATTCGTTCCATTTAGTGAAGATATTGGGAAAAG TATAAAAGATAGAGGGCAATGTCAACCACCTCTAAAATGGAAGCAAGCGTGGACAGAAATCAACCACCAAAACAGCCAAAGATACAAATATATTCAACTCCAAATGATGAAATATCTGGCTTCTGGAGAG AGAAGTATGAAAGAGGTGCAAAGAAGAACTGGGATATATTTTATAAACGTCATCAAGACCGG GCATCGGGGGGATGATGTTACttttttgcatttttatattccTCAGTTTTTTAAAGATCGGCATTACCTGGACAAAGAATGGGGACACCACTTCTCT GAAGAAGGAAGACATGTTATTTTGGAG GTTGGTTGTGGAGCTGGAAATACTGTATTTCCGTTGCTTGCAACATACCCAGATATATTTGTGCATGCATGTGATTTCTCACCTCGTGCTGTAGATTTGGTTAAG AGGCACAGGGACTTCACAGAGGCAAGGGTCAATGCATTTGTTTGTGATCTAACCATTGATGATTTATTCCAGCATATTTCTCCTTCGTCCGTTGACATCGTGACAATG ATATTTGTTTTATCTGCAGTGTCACCAGAGAAAATGCCTACAGTGGTACAGAATATCAAAAATGTTCTCAAG CCAAATGGTCATATACTGTTTCGTGATTATGCTACTGGTGATCTTGCTCAG GAAAGGTTTATTGGCAACGAACAAAAGATCAGCGAAAACTTCTATGTGAGGGGCGATGGAACT CGAGCGTTCTACTTCTCAGTTGAGTTCTTGGAAAATCTTTTCAAAGAAAGTGGATTCAACATGAAAGAACGTGTTTTGTGCTGCAAGCAAGTGGAAAATAGATCAAGAGAGATTGTGATGAATAG GCGATGGGTGCAAGCTGTTTTTCAGGCAGCTCACTGTATAATTGAAAGTGCAGTGAGTCATCTACAATGGGATAATGATAAACCAAAAGATGTTGAAAATGGGTTTGAAATTGATTTATCCGAGGGCATGGCCGTTGAAATGTTTGGTGTGCCATCTTCCAGTGAAGAG GTTGTTGATGTTGCAATAAATGATTACTATTTCAAGATAAGACTACTTTCCAAAGAGTACCAACATACCTGCACATCAACCGGCTTAATGCTATGGGAATCAGCTAGGTTAATGGCTTATGTACTTGCCACGAATCATAAAATTGTCTCTGGTAAAAGGGTTTTAGAACTTGGATGTGGCTGCAGTGGAATCTGTTCAATGATTGCTGCTAGATTTGCCGACATTGTCGTTGCCACTGATGGTGACACAAAAGCACTCGAAATCTTGACTGAAAATGTATCCTCAAACCTCAAATCACCATTTCTCGATACACTACAAGTGAGAAAACTAGAATGGGGTAATGAAACCGATACAGATGCTATCCAGAAACAAAACAGGAAAGGTTTTGATGTTATTATTGGCACGGATGTAACTTATATTCCTCAGGCGATTAATCCCTTGTTCACTACTGCACGAAAATTGATGTCATCCAGCAGAATTATAGAACAGGATCAAAAACCAGTTTTGATTCTATGCCACGTTTTGCGCAAAGTCGAGGAGCTATCTTTAACTTCTGCTGCATCAGAATATGGTTTCAGATTGGTAGATAGATGGCCAGAATCGAACCCGAAAAACTCATTTCAAGACATCGTCAAGAACTGGTTTTCAGATAGCCGATATGCAGTCCCTTCTACAGCACTCagtattatgtattttagttatTCAGACACCATATGTGATTGA
- the LOC140989884 gene encoding uncharacterized protein isoform X4, whose amino-acid sequence MSTTSKMEASVDRNQPPKQPKIQIYSTPNDEISGFWREKYERGAKKNWDIFYKRHQDRFFKDRHYLDKEWGHHFSEEGRHVILEVGCGAGNTVFPLLATYPDIFVHACDFSPRAVDLVKRHRDFTEARVNAFVCDLTIDDLFQHISPSSVDIVTMIFVLSAVSPEKMPTVVQNIKNVLKPNGHILFRDYATGDLAQERFIGNEQKISENFYVRGDGTRAFYFSVEFLENLFKESGFNMKERVLCCKQVENRSREIVMNRRWVQAVFQAAHCIIESAVSHLQWDNDKPKDVENGFEIDLSEGMAVEMFGVPSSSEEVVDVAINDYYFKIRLLSKEYQHTCTSTGLMLWESARLMAYVLATNHKIVSGKRVLELGCGCSGICSMIAARFADIVVATDGDTKALEILTENVSSNLKSPFLDTLQVRKLEWGNETDTDAIQKQNRKGFDVIIGTDVTYIPQAINPLFTTARKLMSSSRIIEQDQKPVLILCHVLRKVEELSLTSAASEYGFRLVDRWPESNPKNSFQDIVKNWFSDSRYAVPSTALSIMYFSYSDTICD is encoded by the exons ATGTCAACCACCTCTAAAATGGAAGCAAGCGTGGACAGAAATCAACCACCAAAACAGCCAAAGATACAAATATATTCAACTCCAAATGATGAAATATCTGGCTTCTGGAGAG AGAAGTATGAAAGAGGTGCAAAGAAGAACTGGGATATATTTTATAAACGTCATCAAGACCGG TTTTTTAAAGATCGGCATTACCTGGACAAAGAATGGGGACACCACTTCTCT GAAGAAGGAAGACATGTTATTTTGGAG GTTGGTTGTGGAGCTGGAAATACTGTATTTCCGTTGCTTGCAACATACCCAGATATATTTGTGCATGCATGTGATTTCTCACCTCGTGCTGTAGATTTGGTTAAG AGGCACAGGGACTTCACAGAGGCAAGGGTCAATGCATTTGTTTGTGATCTAACCATTGATGATTTATTCCAGCATATTTCTCCTTCGTCCGTTGACATCGTGACAATG ATATTTGTTTTATCTGCAGTGTCACCAGAGAAAATGCCTACAGTGGTACAGAATATCAAAAATGTTCTCAAG CCAAATGGTCATATACTGTTTCGTGATTATGCTACTGGTGATCTTGCTCAG GAAAGGTTTATTGGCAACGAACAAAAGATCAGCGAAAACTTCTATGTGAGGGGCGATGGAACT CGAGCGTTCTACTTCTCAGTTGAGTTCTTGGAAAATCTTTTCAAAGAAAGTGGATTCAACATGAAAGAACGTGTTTTGTGCTGCAAGCAAGTGGAAAATAGATCAAGAGAGATTGTGATGAATAG GCGATGGGTGCAAGCTGTTTTTCAGGCAGCTCACTGTATAATTGAAAGTGCAGTGAGTCATCTACAATGGGATAATGATAAACCAAAAGATGTTGAAAATGGGTTTGAAATTGATTTATCCGAGGGCATGGCCGTTGAAATGTTTGGTGTGCCATCTTCCAGTGAAGAG GTTGTTGATGTTGCAATAAATGATTACTATTTCAAGATAAGACTACTTTCCAAAGAGTACCAACATACCTGCACATCAACCGGCTTAATGCTATGGGAATCAGCTAGGTTAATGGCTTATGTACTTGCCACGAATCATAAAATTGTCTCTGGTAAAAGGGTTTTAGAACTTGGATGTGGCTGCAGTGGAATCTGTTCAATGATTGCTGCTAGATTTGCCGACATTGTCGTTGCCACTGATGGTGACACAAAAGCACTCGAAATCTTGACTGAAAATGTATCCTCAAACCTCAAATCACCATTTCTCGATACACTACAAGTGAGAAAACTAGAATGGGGTAATGAAACCGATACAGATGCTATCCAGAAACAAAACAGGAAAGGTTTTGATGTTATTATTGGCACGGATGTAACTTATATTCCTCAGGCGATTAATCCCTTGTTCACTACTGCACGAAAATTGATGTCATCCAGCAGAATTATAGAACAGGATCAAAAACCAGTTTTGATTCTATGCCACGTTTTGCGCAAAGTCGAGGAGCTATCTTTAACTTCTGCTGCATCAGAATATGGTTTCAGATTGGTAGATAGATGGCCAGAATCGAACCCGAAAAACTCATTTCAAGACATCGTCAAGAACTGGTTTTCAGATAGCCGATATGCAGTCCCTTCTACAGCACTCagtattatgtattttagttatTCAGACACCATATGTGATTGA
- the LOC140990486 gene encoding protein ANTAGONIST OF LIKE HETEROCHROMATIN PROTEIN 1-like produces MRRSFLAGNPDLVSFLGAFGLFQESHLEMSDSKQHQRKRRRKEHTSDDGVGSIEDGEKKEGTVKTKGLAEILTSLVMLEDQGKEDEEEVEKVNREERIHFEENRGKKTRAMMDYSSNLQDYHRDAEFAEGKRKRKARANALATTSAAAMSVSAADVEDSVLNIDDKGIVSNKAPAAGPQRRLWVKNRSKAWWDQCNSPDFPEDEFKKAFRMGKDTFDLICSELTSVVAKENTMLRDAVPVRQRVAVCIWRLATGEPLRLVSKKFGLGISTCHKLVLEVCSAIRNVLMPKYLRWPDEDTIRTIREDFEAMSGIPNVVGSMYTTHIPIIAPKISVAAYFNKRHTERNQKTSYSITLQGVVDPRGVFTDVCIGYPGSMPDDQVLEKSTLFQRANAGFYNGVWIVGGSCYPLMDWVLVPYTQQHLTWTQHAFNEKIGEMQRVAKDSFARLKGRWGCLQKRTEVKLQDLPVVLGACCVLHNICELMNEELDPTLQFELVDDEMLPDNGLRSANAMKARDKIAHNLLHHNHAGTSFLS; encoded by the coding sequence ATGAGGCGCTCCTTTTTGGCAGGAAATCCCGATTTAGTCTCATTTTTGGGTGCTTTCGGCTTGTTTCAGGAATCCCATCTGGAGATGAGTGACAGCAAGCAGCATCAGAGAAAGAGAAGGCGGAAAGAGCACACGAGTGATGATGGGGTTGGGTCAATCGAAGATGGTGAGAAGAAAGAAGGGACTGTGAAGACTAAAGGGCTAGCAGAGATCTTGACTTCTTTGGTTATGCTGGAGGATCAAGGGAAGGAAGATGAGGAAGAGGTGGAGAAGGTGAACCGAGAAGAAAGGATTCATTTTGAGGAAAACCGTGGTAAGAAAACTCGTGCAATGATGGATTATTCCTCCAATCTGCAGGATTATCACAGGGATGCGGAGTTTGCTGAAGGGAAGCGGAAACGAAAGGCCCGGGCTAATGCTTTGGCTACCACTAGCGCTGCTGCTATGTCCGTTAGTGCGGCTGATGTGGAGGATTCAGTCCtgaatattgatgataaagGCATCGTGAGCAATAAAGCACCGGCGGCTGGGCCGCAGAGGCGGCTGTGGGTTAAGAACAGGTCGAAAGCTTGGTGGGATCAATGTAATAGTCCCGATTTTCCCGAGGATGAATTCAAGAAGGCGTTCAGAATGGGGAAAGATACATTTGACTTGATTTGTAGTGAGTTAACCTCCGTAGTTGCTAAAGAAAATACCATGCTGCGGGATGCAGTCCCCGTTAGGCAACGTGTCGCAGTCTGTATATGGCGGTTGGCGACAGGCGAGCCACTGAGGCTCGTTTCCAAGAAGTTTGGATTAGGGATTTCCACTTGTCATAAGCTCGTGCTCGAGGTTTGCTCCGCGATAAGGAACGTTCTGATGCCAAAATACCTTAGATGGCCAGATGAGGATACCATTAGAACAATTCGGGAGGATTTCGAGGCCATGTCCGGGATACCTAACGTGGTAGGATCAATGTACACAACACACATACCAATAATCGCTCCTAAGATCAGTGTCGCGGCTTATTTTAACAAGAGGCATACCGAAAGGAATCAAAAGACCTCATATTCGATTACCCTTCAAGGTGTTGTGGATCCTAGAGGAGTGTTCACTGATGTGTGTATCGGCTATCCTGGTTCAATGCCGGATGATCAAGTGTTGGAGAAATCGACCCTTTTCCAACGAGCGAATGCCGGTTTCTACAATGGTGTTTGGATAGTTGGAGGATCATGTTACCCTTTGATGGATTGGGTATTGGTGCCTTACACGCAACAGCATTTGACTTGGACGCAGCATGCCTTTAACGAAAAAATCGGGGAGATGCAAAGAGTAGCTAAAGATTCATTTGCCAGATTGAAAGGGAGATGGGGTTGTTTGCAGAAAAGGACTGAAGTTAAGCTTCAAGATTTGCCGGTGGTTCTTGGGGCGTGCTGCGTTTTGCATAATATATGTGAGTTGATGAATGAAGAGTTAGACCCGACACTTCAATTTGAGCTCGTCGACGATGAAATGCTTCCCGATAATGGATTAAGATCTGCTAACGCGATGAAGGCAAGGGATAAAATCGCACATAATCTTTTGCATCATAACCATGCTGGCACATCTTTTCTATCATAG